One window of Halonatronomonas betaini genomic DNA carries:
- a CDS encoding DUF3048 domain-containing protein has translation MNYRKYLAFILIIAISLILPAGCVFLAETDRVADEMYQVFYELGYHDFFSFYERNFGLAVDDKFTLPDYYRLGDRQSIKMPVMAVVENHPRSRPQAGLEEADFVYEVLSEGGITRFLPVYYRDLPEKVGPIRSVRDYMGVLSAEHGALLLHAGASEGGYARISSDDVISLDEISRSQYYWRCSDRRMPHNLFTGNDKIKDYLGGLDWQQDLSVYKFNFSKRDNPTVAKAEKIEKVDLFYWGNYLVSYRYDQSENSYARYINNEPHKVESGQQLTADNIVVLHADTNVIDDVGRLSVDLDSGGKGYLFNNGGKQEISWTRNDGRITLLDDDGQEVLIDSGRTWIQIMPISARVEYN, from the coding sequence TTGAATTATAGAAAATATTTAGCTTTTATATTGATTATAGCAATAAGTTTAATTTTACCTGCAGGCTGTGTTTTTCTTGCAGAGACTGATCGAGTTGCTGATGAGATGTATCAGGTTTTTTATGAATTAGGTTATCATGACTTTTTCAGTTTTTATGAGAGAAACTTTGGGCTGGCTGTTGATGATAAGTTTACACTGCCAGATTATTATCGCTTAGGCGATAGGCAGTCTATAAAAATGCCGGTAATGGCAGTTGTTGAGAATCATCCAAGATCCAGGCCTCAGGCAGGACTTGAAGAGGCTGACTTTGTTTATGAGGTTCTCTCTGAAGGTGGGATTACCAGGTTTTTACCTGTTTATTACAGAGATTTACCGGAGAAGGTTGGCCCGATTAGAAGTGTTAGAGATTATATGGGGGTTTTATCTGCTGAACATGGAGCTCTTTTACTCCATGCAGGTGCCAGCGAAGGCGGATATGCCAGGATATCTTCTGATGATGTTATAAGTTTAGATGAGATTAGCCGGAGCCAGTATTACTGGCGTTGCAGCGACAGGAGAATGCCCCATAACCTTTTTACCGGAAATGATAAAATCAAGGATTATCTTGGTGGCCTTGACTGGCAGCAGGATCTGTCAGTTTATAAATTTAATTTCTCTAAAAGGGATAATCCAACTGTAGCTAAAGCTGAAAAAATTGAAAAAGTTGATCTTTTTTACTGGGGTAATTATCTGGTCAGTTACAGATATGATCAGTCAGAAAATAGTTATGCCAGGTATATAAATAACGAGCCCCATAAAGTTGAATCAGGCCAGCAGTTAACTGCTGATAATATTGTTGTTTTGCATGCAGATACAAATGTGATTGATGATGTTGGCAGATTATCTGTAGATCTTGATTCTGGCGGTAAAGGTTATTTATTTAATAATGGAGGCAAGCAGGAAATTAGTTGGACAAGAAATGATGGCCGGATAACCCTTTTAGATGATGATGGCCAGGAGGTCCTGATAGATTCAGGTAGAACCTGGATTCAGATAATGCCGATTTCTGCCAGGGTTGAATATAATTAG
- the ybeY gene encoding rRNA maturation RNase YbeY encodes MAKQNNVMLNNLIDDERLDSNLLADLKELADNLLLDKSINDAEISITFVGNSKIKELNKTYRDKDEVTDVLSFPIDEELLGEVIISLPRALEQAKDYGHSLRREVGFLMVHGLLHILGYNHKSDADKAEMRKAEEELLEDHGFTR; translated from the coding sequence ATGGCAAAGCAAAATAATGTGATGTTAAATAATTTGATTGATGATGAACGCCTTGACTCCAATCTGCTTGCTGATTTAAAGGAGCTGGCTGATAACCTTCTTTTGGATAAAAGCATTAATGATGCTGAGATTAGTATTACCTTTGTTGGTAATTCAAAGATAAAGGAATTAAACAAGACTTATCGAGATAAAGATGAGGTGACTGACGTTCTTTCTTTCCCGATTGATGAAGAGCTTCTTGGCGAGGTGATTATCTCTCTGCCCAGGGCTTTAGAGCAGGCCAAGGATTATGGCCACAGCCTGCGGAGAGAGGTTGGGTTTTTAATGGTCCATGGATTGCTTCATATTTTAGGTTATAATCATAAATCTGATGCCGATAAAGCTGAAATGCGCAAGGCTGAAGAAGAATTATTAGAAGATCATGGATTTACCCGTTAG
- a CDS encoding HD family phosphohydrolase, producing the protein MNKYLEKIKKYFDILKESKISPANLSDDTRKLVIGIIFCLGIIFILTGHLIPATGQYEVGDESPLTIRAPQSAVVIDSEETDLRRELARTGVDPVYEENRVAFNDTMDQISQTFSIIHDFDSETDNIADLNYELNFLNQNFSQEELELLVGFSSDELDRFEEVTEGVLREVYNGRVASDQMDEIYDELEQRLIDTDISGDVRELLLSFIEPALVPNLIYDETATEELRSEMANQVDPVTREIATGEVIINRGEEFTSEHLELLDQFGLNKSDLSWFQITGIALYFIIITLVMVYYIRGYHPKIWKENKSINLIQILLLILFILARILTAFDLNLLMYLAPAAMVPILLSVLLNSSIAVAVTFYITLLLPLIFGGAFSIAALAFVGSMVGIFSVENLSQRNDLVRAGFNVSAALIVTLVMFSFIEPAYSAIDTLTIMGIGLLNGILVAIFANGLLPYLESLFGLTSSVKLLELSNPSQPLLRKLLVEAPGTYHHSVLVGNLAETAADNIGANSLLARVGAYYHDIGKLSRPYFFSDNQFGGENPHDNIKPNLSALIIKSHAKDGVEMAKEYNLPPAIVDIIEQHHGTNLISYFYQEALKDSDNSNFNESNFRYDGPKPESKEAAIIMLADICEAAVRSKNFNKSNHNRIEVLIKGLIREKLIENQLDNSELTLKDLNTIAESFTRILTGIYHQRVDYPDDIEEEMGEKSNGKAK; encoded by the coding sequence ATGAATAAATATTTAGAGAAAATCAAAAAATATTTTGATATATTAAAGGAATCGAAGATATCCCCGGCCAATTTGAGTGACGATACTAGGAAGCTGGTTATCGGGATTATCTTCTGTTTAGGTATAATATTTATTCTGACAGGCCATTTGATTCCAGCCACCGGTCAATATGAAGTTGGCGATGAGAGCCCGCTAACTATCAGAGCCCCTCAGTCTGCTGTTGTAATTGATTCTGAGGAGACTGATCTGAGGAGGGAGCTGGCCAGGACAGGTGTCGACCCTGTTTATGAAGAGAATAGAGTGGCTTTTAATGATACAATGGATCAGATAAGTCAGACCTTCAGTATTATTCATGATTTTGATTCTGAAACAGATAATATTGCAGATCTGAATTATGAGCTTAACTTTTTGAATCAAAATTTTTCCCAGGAAGAGCTTGAATTGCTGGTTGGTTTTAGCTCAGATGAGCTGGATAGATTTGAAGAGGTAACGGAAGGTGTATTGAGAGAGGTTTACAATGGCAGGGTTGCCAGTGATCAAATGGATGAAATCTATGATGAGCTGGAGCAGAGACTAATCGATACAGATATTAGTGGTGATGTCCGTGAGCTTTTATTAAGTTTTATTGAGCCTGCTTTAGTTCCTAATTTAATTTATGATGAGACGGCAACTGAAGAGTTAAGAAGCGAGATGGCAAATCAGGTTGACCCGGTAACTAGAGAGATAGCTACTGGAGAGGTAATAATTAATAGAGGAGAAGAATTTACTTCTGAGCATCTTGAATTACTTGATCAGTTTGGTTTAAATAAATCTGATCTAAGCTGGTTTCAGATAACCGGTATTGCCCTTTATTTTATTATAATTACGCTGGTTATGGTCTATTATATTAGAGGGTATCACCCAAAGATCTGGAAAGAAAATAAGAGTATAAATCTTATCCAGATTCTGCTATTGATATTATTTATTCTGGCCAGAATACTGACTGCTTTTGATCTGAATTTGTTGATGTATCTGGCTCCGGCAGCTATGGTACCGATTTTATTATCGGTATTATTAAATAGTTCAATTGCTGTTGCTGTAACTTTTTATATAACTTTATTGCTGCCTTTAATCTTTGGTGGTGCCTTTAGTATTGCGGCCCTTGCTTTTGTCGGTAGTATGGTTGGAATCTTTAGTGTTGAGAATTTGAGTCAGAGAAATGATTTAGTCCGGGCTGGCTTTAATGTAAGTGCTGCTTTGATTGTAACTCTGGTTATGTTTTCATTTATTGAACCGGCTTATTCAGCTATTGATACTCTGACTATTATGGGTATAGGGTTATTGAATGGTATTTTAGTGGCTATATTTGCCAATGGGCTTTTACCCTATTTAGAAAGTCTCTTTGGCCTGACTTCTTCTGTTAAGTTGCTGGAACTTTCCAATCCCAGTCAACCTTTATTGAGGAAATTATTAGTTGAGGCTCCTGGAACTTATCACCATAGTGTTTTGGTCGGTAATCTTGCTGAAACTGCAGCCGATAATATCGGTGCAAATTCTCTGCTGGCCAGGGTAGGTGCTTATTATCATGATATCGGGAAGTTATCGAGGCCGTATTTCTTTAGTGATAATCAATTTGGTGGCGAGAATCCCCATGATAACATTAAGCCTAATTTAAGTGCTCTAATTATTAAATCCCATGCCAAGGATGGGGTTGAGATGGCAAAGGAATATAATCTGCCACCTGCAATTGTTGATATTATAGAACAGCATCACGGGACTAATTTGATCTCCTATTTTTATCAGGAGGCTTTAAAAGATAGTGATAACTCTAACTTTAATGAATCTAATTTTAGGTATGATGGCCCTAAACCTGAATCCAAGGAGGCAGCTATTATTATGCTGGCTGATATTTGTGAGGCTGCTGTTCGTTCCAAGAACTTTAATAAGAGCAATCATAATAGGATTGAGGTCCTGATTAAAGGCTTAATTAGAGAAAAGTTGATTGAAAATCAACTTGATAACTCTGAACTGACCCTTAAAGATTTAAATACTATAGCTGAAAGCTTTACCCGAATTTTAACTGGTATCTATCATCAGAGGGTTGATTATCCTGATGATATTGAAGAGGAAATGGGGGAGAAGAGTAATGGCAAAGCAAAATAA